A part of Methanomassiliicoccales archaeon genomic DNA contains:
- a CDS encoding 50S ribosomal protein L19e: MDLKNQKRMAADILGCGESRVWIDPNRIEDVADAITRADIKKAIDSGSIRAKPKKGVSRGRARYKLAQRSKGRRRGQGSRKGPAGARTPTKKKWIQTIRPIRTTLRGLKEEGKISRSTYREFYRKAKGGMFRSKRQLLLHLRTEGHLKEGN; this comes from the coding sequence ATGGATCTTAAGAACCAGAAGCGCATGGCGGCTGACATACTCGGCTGCGGTGAGAGCAGGGTCTGGATCGACCCCAACCGCATCGAGGACGTCGCGGACGCCATTACCCGGGCTGATATAAAGAAGGCCATTGATTCCGGGTCCATCCGCGCAAAGCCCAAGAAGGGCGTATCCCGTGGCCGCGCCAGATATAAATTGGCGCAGAGGTCCAAGGGCCGCAGGCGTGGACAGGGCAGCAGAAAGGGTCCCGCAGGAGCGCGTACCCCGACCAAGAAGAAATGGATCCAGACCATCAGACCGATCCGCACGACGTTGCGTGGGCTGAAGGAAGAGGGGAAGATCTCCCGGTCGACCTACCGCGAGTTCTATAGGAAGGCCAAGGGCGGCATGTTCAGGAGCAAGCGTCAACTGTTGCTGCACCTTAGGACAGAAGGTCACCTTAAGGAGGGTAACTGA
- a CDS encoding 50S ribosomal protein L32e, which produces MKKKIVDDLDGVGDKIADHWIEVIEETGLKASEKKEAEVVEEGEYVAKKKPELSKEKKALLELRKEIDDRRPPFLRQEWFRYQKLEGKWRKPRGIHSKQRRHYGYRPTIVSIGFRGPAEVRGLHPSGFEEVMVFNPSQLDALDPKVQAARIGGTVGSKKRKDIISKADEIGIRVLNR; this is translated from the coding sequence ATGAAAAAGAAGATCGTCGACGACCTTGACGGGGTGGGCGACAAGATCGCCGACCATTGGATCGAGGTCATCGAGGAGACCGGACTGAAGGCCTCAGAGAAGAAAGAGGCCGAGGTCGTGGAAGAGGGCGAATACGTCGCAAAGAAGAAGCCGGAGCTCAGTAAGGAGAAGAAGGCGCTGCTGGAGCTGCGTAAGGAGATCGACGACCGGAGACCCCCGTTCCTGAGGCAGGAATGGTTCCGCTACCAGAAGCTAGAGGGCAAGTGGAGGAAGCCGCGCGGGATCCACAGCAAGCAGCGCCGGCACTACGGATATCGCCCGACGATCGTATCGATCGGGTTCCGTGGCCCTGCAGAGGTCCGTGGACTTCACCCCAGCGGATTCGAGGAGGTGATGGTCTTCAACCCATCACAGCTTGATGCTTTGGACCCGAAGGTCCAGGCGGCGAGGATCGGCGGGACGGTCGGCAGCAAGAAAAGGAAGGACATCATCTCAAAGGCGGACGAGATAGGGATCCGCGTACTCAACAGATAA